In Methanobacterium aggregans, the genomic stretch TTATATTCGTTGCCCCTGCAACAGTTGAAGAGGCAGATATACGTTTCAGAATATTCAATGCAGATGGAAGCGAAGCTGAAATGTGTGGAAATGGAATCCGGTGTTTTGTAAAATTTGTTTTCGAAAATGGAATAGTTACCGAAGAAAGCATGATGGTTGAAACCCTTGGCGGCCTTAAAGAAGTTGATTTAAACGTCAGGAACTGTCAGGTTGTATCATCAACTGTGGATATGGGATTTGCAAATTTCAACGCCGATGAAATACCCATGAAACAGGGTGTAAGTGAAACTGGTGAATTTCTGGAACAGGAACTTAACGTTGCTGGAGAAAAGATGAAGATGAGTGCTGTGAGTGTTGGAAACCCCCATGCAGTCATATTCACTGAGGATGTTGAAGGTGTGGACCTGGACTTTGTAGGGCCAATAATAGAAAATCATGATGCATTTCCACAGCGAACCAACGTTCATTTCGTTAAAATAATAAACAGGAACGAAATAGAAATGTTAACCTGGGAGAGAGGTGCTGGATTCACCTACGCCTGCGGTACCGGAGCAACCTCCTGTGCACTTATAGGTTACAAACTCGGAAAACTCGATGAAGAAGTTCTTGTCCATCTTCCAGGTGGAGACCTTTTAATACTTGTCCAG encodes the following:
- the dapF gene encoding diaminopimelate epimerase, with amino-acid sequence MENDKLIIFSKMHGLGNDYVVVDESKEEIIPEYKKPAFVEEVCRRGFSVGADGVIFVAPATVEEADIRFRIFNADGSEAEMCGNGIRCFVKFVFENGIVTEESMMVETLGGLKEVDLNVRNCQVVSSTVDMGFANFNADEIPMKQGVSETGEFLEQELNVAGEKMKMSAVSVGNPHAVIFTEDVEGVDLDFVGPIIENHDAFPQRTNVHFVKIINRNEIEMLTWERGAGFTYACGTGATSCALIGYKLGKLDEEVLVHLPGGDLLILVQEVDGKLKAFMEGEAKLVFDGVMDFAF